A portion of the Clostridium gelidum genome contains these proteins:
- a CDS encoding flagellar motor switch protein FliM, producing the protein MSDLLSQSEIDALLAAMLMGEATEEVSDKPSEEMKSTPSVLLEEQLKFPEKDLQILEYIHKEYAKVLSLSLFENIQVKVYLESIQEIRYEEFRHSIPCPAVITVFKLNPLEGYLLFETSLDFVSKISNVCSDEDGGQKQDLLLNLESDKNTLIKITEMFIKNLEKPWGNALAVNSEVENVETDPANIKVLFEDEPVAMLSFSATLNEFTGFFNICIPYSSMEKYSGKLEIIPTFTKVETSFFLENAKVNIKAVLGDINLSLGELMDLQKGMILNTHKPYKNKVAILVEGKHCFDGEAGILDNRKAVKIENCLDKDV; encoded by the coding sequence ATGTCAGATCTTTTATCTCAAAGTGAAATAGATGCTTTACTTGCTGCAATGTTGATGGGAGAAGCAACTGAGGAGGTTAGTGACAAACCTTCTGAGGAGATGAAAAGCACTCCATCTGTCTTGTTAGAGGAACAGTTGAAATTTCCTGAGAAAGATTTACAAATATTAGAGTACATACATAAAGAATATGCAAAGGTTTTGTCGCTTAGTTTGTTTGAAAATATACAAGTAAAGGTATATTTAGAGTCTATACAAGAAATAAGATATGAAGAATTCAGACATTCAATTCCCTGTCCTGCTGTTATAACTGTATTTAAATTGAATCCTTTAGAGGGATATTTGTTATTTGAGACAAGTCTAGATTTTGTTTCGAAAATTTCTAATGTGTGTTCAGATGAAGATGGAGGGCAGAAACAGGATCTGCTTTTGAACTTAGAAAGTGATAAAAATACTTTAATAAAAATAACTGAAATGTTTATCAAGAATCTTGAAAAACCTTGGGGTAATGCTTTAGCTGTTAATTCTGAAGTAGAAAATGTGGAAACTGATCCTGCTAATATTAAAGTACTTTTTGAGGATGAACCTGTAGCAATGCTATCGTTTTCTGCTACTTTGAATGAGTTCACCGGTTTCTTTAATATATGTATTCCTTATTCAAGTATGGAGAAATACTCAGGAAAGTTAGAAATAATACCTACATTTACCAAAGTGGAGACAAGCTTTTTCTTAGAAAATGCTAAAGTAAATATAAAGGCAGTATTGGGAGATATAAATTTATCTTTAGGAGAACTTATGGATTTACAAAAGGGAATGATTTTAAATACTCATAAACCATATAAGAATAAAGTAGCTATATTAGTTGAAGGAAAACATTGCTTTGATGGTGAAGCTGGTATACTGGATAACCGTAAAGCTGTAAAAATAGAAAATTGTTTAGATAAGGATGTGTAA